One Thermodesulfobacteriota bacterium DNA window includes the following coding sequences:
- a CDS encoding PIN domain-containing protein, translated as MFAAFSGYVILRLILNQIGGDERIAYAGIASGLIIAFAAIVFEERVKKTPLRVVAGGAIGLIIGLIVANLLTYPLVLHFFNNAYIEFSAYIFTNCVIGYLGLTIGMRKGDEFDVGVFGGVSGTAEEEGPPLVVDTSVIIDGRIADICGTGFVEGTLTVAQFVLGELQHIADSSDPVKRARGKRGLDVLKRIQESGEVNVQITDRDFPKIKEVDMKLVALARELGGKVLTNDVNLNKVADLQGVKVLNINTLASALKPVVLPGELMEMLVLKEGREEGQGVGYLDDGTMVVVDNGRECVGKTVTVEITSILQTAGGRMVFSKLREGPRPPVRLHVT; from the coding sequence GTGTTCGCAGCTTTCAGCGGGTACGTAATACTGCGCCTTATACTGAACCAGATAGGCGGTGACGAGAGGATTGCTTACGCGGGAATCGCAAGCGGTCTGATAATAGCGTTTGCCGCCATTGTTTTTGAGGAGAGGGTAAAGAAAACACCGCTCAGGGTCGTTGCCGGCGGCGCCATCGGTCTTATAATCGGTCTTATAGTCGCCAACCTGCTTACCTATCCGCTCGTCCTTCACTTTTTCAATAACGCCTATATCGAATTCTCCGCCTACATCTTCACCAACTGCGTCATAGGATACTTGGGCCTTACCATAGGCATGAGGAAGGGGGACGAGTTCGACGTCGGCGTGTTTGGCGGCGTCTCCGGGACGGCCGAGGAGGAAGGCCCGCCGCTTGTGGTCGACACCAGCGTCATAATCGACGGCAGGATAGCCGATATCTGCGGCACCGGCTTTGTGGAAGGCACCCTGACCGTGGCGCAGTTCGTCCTCGGAGAGCTGCAGCACATAGCGGACTCCTCGGACCCGGTAAAGAGGGCCAGGGGCAAGCGAGGCCTGGACGTCCTCAAACGCATACAGGAGAGCGGCGAGGTCAACGTGCAAATTACCGACCGTGACTTCCCCAAGATAAAAGAGGTGGATATGAAGCTCGTGGCCCTGGCCAGGGAGCTCGGCGGCAAGGTGCTCACCAACGACGTGAACCTCAACAAGGTGGCGGACCTCCAGGGAGTGAAGGTGCTTAACATCAACACGCTCGCGAGCGCCTTGAAGCCGGTGGTACTCCCCGGCGAGTTGATGGAGATGCTGGTGCTTAAAGAGGGCAGGGAAGAGGGGCAGGGCGTGGGCTACCTCGACGACGGCACGATGGTCGTCGTAGACAACGGAAGGGAGTGCGTGGGCAAGACCGTAACCGTGGAGATAACCAGCATACTCCAGACGGCCGGGGGCCGGATGGTATTCTCCAAGCTTCGGGAGGGGCCCAGACCTCCCGTCCGGCTCCATGTCACTTAA
- a CDS encoding CarD family transcriptional regulator: MPKPYRCDFKSGDLAVYPAHGVGVIEGVELRQVSGADQAFYVLKVLGSEATIMVPVSNASSVGLRKVMKKGMVPKVYEILKDRNELAFDKQTWNRRYREYVEKIKTGCVMEVAKVLRDLYLLKVDKDLSFGERRMFDTAKNLLVKELSAARRMKEEKVEEEINIMMRK; encoded by the coding sequence ATGCCGAAACCTTATAGATGCGACTTTAAATCAGGCGACCTTGCCGTCTATCCGGCCCACGGGGTCGGAGTTATAGAGGGTGTGGAGTTGCGGCAGGTCTCCGGTGCCGATCAGGCCTTTTACGTCCTGAAGGTGCTCGGGAGCGAGGCTACCATAATGGTGCCCGTGTCCAACGCCTCGTCGGTGGGCCTCCGGAAGGTCATGAAGAAGGGCATGGTTCCCAAGGTCTACGAGATATTGAAGGACCGCAACGAACTCGCCTTCGACAAGCAGACCTGGAACAGAAGGTACCGGGAGTACGTCGAAAAGATAAAGACCGGCTGCGTGATGGAGGTGGCGAAAGTCCTGAGGGACCTGTACCTCCTGAAGGTGGATAAGGATCTCTCGTTCGGCGAGAGGAGGATGTTCGACACGGCCAAAAATCTTCTGGTCAAGGAGCTTTCAGCGGCAAGGAGGATGAAGGAAGAAAAGGTCGAAGAAGAAATTAACATTATGATGAGGAAGTAA
- a CDS encoding ABC transporter ATP-binding protein, protein MAGSEKLVEVKGLTKLFNGFRAVDDISFEVARGEIVGLVGPNGAGKTTTLQMLLGLTTPTGGEIKIFGLDLRRHTGEILSRVNFSSSYVSLPYSLTVRENLTVFAKLYEIKEREKKIRGLLETFEIAEIADEPTRRLSSGQITRVCLVKALLNDPEVLFLDEPTASLDPDMADKTRKLLKRINLERSLSILYTSHNMREMEEMCDRIIFLDRGRILATGRVDEVVEKFRGADLEEVFLKIARKEL, encoded by the coding sequence ATGGCCGGAAGCGAAAAACTCGTAGAGGTAAAAGGACTTACGAAGCTCTTTAACGGCTTCAGGGCGGTGGACGACATCTCTTTCGAGGTGGCTAGGGGCGAGATCGTGGGACTGGTCGGCCCCAACGGAGCGGGGAAGACGACGACCCTGCAGATGCTCCTTGGGCTGACCACCCCCACAGGCGGCGAGATAAAAATTTTCGGGCTCGACCTCCGGCGCCACACCGGCGAGATACTCTCGCGCGTGAACTTCTCCTCGTCCTACGTCTCGCTCCCCTACTCGCTGACCGTCCGCGAGAACCTGACCGTCTTCGCGAAACTCTACGAGATAAAAGAGCGAGAGAAAAAAATTCGCGGGCTTCTGGAGACCTTCGAGATAGCGGAGATAGCCGACGAGCCCACGAGAAGGCTCTCCTCGGGGCAGATAACCAGGGTATGTCTGGTCAAGGCTCTCCTTAACGACCCCGAGGTACTCTTCCTGGACGAGCCCACCGCGAGCCTCGACCCGGACATGGCCGATAAGACACGGAAACTCCTTAAACGCATAAACCTGGAACGCTCCCTCTCCATCCTCTATACCTCGCACAACATGCGGGAGATGGAGGAGATGTGCGACCGGATAATATTCCTCGACAGGGGGCGCATCCTGGCAACGGGCCGGGTGGACGAGGTGGTAGAGAAGTTCCGGGGCGCGGACCTCGAAGAGGTCTTCCTGAAGATCGCCAGAAAGGAACTATGA